TGCGCACGGGAGAGGCAGTTTTTGGAGTCAACGCTCCAGGCGGCACGGCTGTCCTCGCAGCCGTCGCCGAGCCCGATACCTTCGGCGGCGACAAGGTCGCGTCACCTCCGGCTGTCGCCGCTCCACTTTTGACGCCGACCTGAGCCGCCGAGGCCGTCATCGGCTTTCCGCAGTCGATACAGAAGCGCGAGGTCGCGTCATTGTCTCGCCCGCAGAACGAGCAAGCGGTCAACCGTCACCTTCCAGGGCGGGAAAACCTCATGGCGCGCGAATATACGGAAAGTCCCCAGGGAAGGGCAACTTTGGGGTCGAGAAAGCAAACGAAGCGCGTCGAAAGGGGCGCGTTGAAAAGGGCGCGTCGAAAAGGGCGCGTCGAGAATGGCGCGTCGAGAGGGGCGCGTCGAGAAGAGCGCGTCGAGAAGGGGCGCGTCGAGAAGGACGCGTCGAAAGGGGCGCGTCGAGAAGGGCGCGTCGAAAGGGGCGCGTCGAAGACGGCGCGGCGAACTCCGTGTCGTTATACGACTGCTGTCCGCTCGAAGTAGTCGATGAGCGAAAGAATCATCCGGCTAATCGCAACAGAGAAATTCCAAAGCCTGAAAAAAGTCTTTCGATCGATCAGGTGCAGATTCACACACTTGCGCAGAAAGTCCTGGCTCTCCTCGAGCGAACCATTCGCCATTCGCGAGTAACGAATCTTCTCGGCGGCCGTGCCGCGTCCTAGTCCTTCGGCGAGCAATGCACTGATTGACTGCGCCGCTTCGGATAGCTGCGCTCTTAGTCTGGACGGTGAGCCGCGCGGAAAGCCCTGCGTCATTTCGATCACCATCTGGCCAAATTGCCGAGCAGCGTCGACAACTCGGAGCGGGTCGCGGTCGTCCATGGCGCACACTAAGCCAGGGATGTTTTAACGACGGCGCCATTTCCCCTCGCGGCGAAGCATTCTCGCGCCGCCTTGCTCCCTTCTCGATGTGCGACGCGCCGTTCTCGACGCGCCCTTCTCGACGCGCCCTTCTCGACGCGCCCTTCTCGACGCGCCCCTTTCGACGCGCCCTTCTCGACGCGCCGTTCTCGACGCGCCCTTCTCGACGCGCCGTTCTCGACGCGCCCCTTTCGACGCGCCCTTCTCGACGCGCCCCTTTCGACGCGCCCTTCTCGACGCGCCCTTCTCGACGCGCCCCTCTCGACGCGCCCTTCTCGCAGGCCCGACACCGCCCTAACCTTACCCCATGCGTGTCCTTCCCCCGGCCGCGGCGCTGCTGCTCGTCGCCTGCGGGCCCTCGCCCGCGCCTGTCGTTTCGCCGAGGCCGGCGCCCGCCCGAGATACATCGGTTGTCGCCCCGCCGCCACGTGAGGAGCCGTCGCCGGCGCCGCCCTTGCCGGCGATGCCGACGGTCGAAGGGCCGCTCGCGATCAAAGTCGTCTACCCGCCCGCTCAGCACCTCATCGAATCGCGCGATTCGAACTTCATCTTTGGATCGATCGGGAACGGGCACGCGACGCTTACGATCAACGGCACGCCGGCGAAGGTCTACCCAAACGGCGCTTTCCTCGCCTTCCTGGCGAATCCGTCGCCGACGGCACCACGCTACGATCTTGTTGCCGTCGCCGGCAACGACACCGCGCGGCTCTCCCACCCCGTACGCGTTCAGGATCCTCGCCCGGCACTCGGCCCCGCGGGGCCGCTCGCCGTCGATACCACGAGTATTACGCCACGGGCCCCGGCAACGAGCCAGATGCTCCTTCGGCCCGACGAACGGGT
The genomic region above belongs to Gemmatimonadaceae bacterium and contains:
- a CDS encoding four helix bundle protein, with amino-acid sequence MDDRDPLRVVDAARQFGQMVIEMTQGFPRGSPSRLRAQLSEAAQSISALLAEGLGRGTAAEKIRYSRMANGSLEESQDFLRKCVNLHLIDRKTFFRLWNFSVAISRMILSLIDYFERTAVV